In a genomic window of Pseudomonas putida:
- a CDS encoding DUF2946 domain-containing protein, whose translation MRPPGTRSSSPRRQSSSLTRGSWISLFAMLMIFIGPLVSQSMPMDSHASMTMSMSIDMPVVEHTEHVAQPDAEHCPPHAGHHALWEKCGYCSLLFNCPALTGGVSFIGFDTPPTATFTTPSPRLGHARQTFFPGARTRAPPIIT comes from the coding sequence ATGCGCCCGCCAGGCACCCGGTCATCCAGCCCTCGTCGTCAGTCATCGAGCCTGACACGCGGCAGCTGGATCAGCCTGTTCGCCATGTTGATGATCTTCATCGGCCCACTGGTTTCCCAGTCGATGCCGATGGATTCGCATGCGTCCATGACCATGAGCATGTCAATCGACATGCCGGTCGTAGAGCACACCGAGCACGTCGCGCAACCTGACGCCGAGCATTGCCCACCCCACGCCGGCCATCATGCCCTCTGGGAAAAATGCGGCTATTGCAGCCTGCTGTTCAATTGCCCGGCCCTGACCGGCGGCGTCTCCTTCATCGGTTTCGACACGCCACCCACCGCAACCTTCACCACGCCGTCCCCACGCCTGGGTCATGCCCGGCAAACCTTCTTCCCCGGCGCCCGAACCCGCGCCCCGCCGATCATCACGTAA
- a CDS encoding DNA-binding protein, with protein MALTRSYKHTIAERAQRDPEFAQALLDEAATLFLNGEPEMARIILRDLVNATVGFEGLAKETAKPSKSLHRMLSANGNPSMDNLAAIFAVIRATLGVDMQVHVVRAH; from the coding sequence ATGGCACTCACCCGAAGCTACAAACACACTATCGCCGAACGTGCCCAACGTGACCCCGAATTCGCCCAGGCGTTGTTGGATGAGGCTGCTACTCTGTTTTTAAACGGCGAACCAGAAATGGCCAGGATTATTTTGCGTGATCTCGTGAACGCCACTGTCGGCTTCGAGGGGTTGGCAAAGGAAACGGCAAAGCCCAGTAAAAGCCTCCATCGAATGTTGTCTGCCAATGGCAACCCGAGCATGGACAACCTGGCTGCGATATTCGCCGTAATCCGCGCTACGCTTGGTGTAGATATGCAAGTACATGTGGTACGTGCGCACTGA
- a CDS encoding ABC transporter substrate-binding protein gives MILRPLLYLSLLLGSAQAFAEATHYPLTIQSCNREVTFQQAPKHAVSHDINMTQMMLALGLKPQMAGYSGVSGWKSVTPEMHSILDGLPELAAKYPSVETLLDANVDFFFAGWDYGMRVGGDLTPQTLQPLGINVYELTESCAFVMKRPPATLEDTYNDLRNLGKIFDVQDRANALISQMQAQVADVRQHLPAEKPRVFLYDSGEDRAMTSGRLGMPQALIDAAGGRNVLDDVEASWTRVNWESVVERNPQVIVIVDYGEVTAEQKIQFLRNNKALQSVDAIKHQRFIVIPYVQATPGIDNVLAVQTLAKGFHGG, from the coding sequence ATGATTTTGCGTCCCCTGCTGTACCTTTCCCTGTTGCTGGGCAGCGCCCAGGCGTTTGCCGAGGCGACGCACTACCCATTGACGATTCAAAGCTGCAACCGCGAAGTGACTTTCCAGCAAGCCCCGAAACACGCCGTCAGCCACGACATCAACATGACCCAGATGATGCTCGCCCTGGGTCTCAAACCGCAGATGGCCGGCTACAGCGGCGTGTCCGGATGGAAGTCGGTGACGCCCGAAATGCACAGCATCCTCGATGGCCTGCCGGAGCTGGCGGCCAAGTATCCGTCGGTGGAAACCCTGCTCGACGCCAACGTCGACTTCTTCTTCGCCGGCTGGGATTACGGCATGCGAGTGGGCGGCGACCTCACGCCGCAGACCCTGCAACCGCTGGGCATCAATGTCTATGAGCTGACCGAATCCTGCGCCTTCGTGATGAAGCGTCCGCCGGCCACGCTGGAGGACACCTACAACGATCTGCGCAACCTCGGCAAAATCTTCGACGTGCAAGATCGCGCCAACGCCTTGATCAGCCAGATGCAGGCGCAAGTCGCCGACGTCCGCCAACACCTGCCCGCCGAAAAACCCCGGGTGTTCCTGTATGACAGTGGTGAAGACCGGGCCATGACTTCCGGGCGCCTGGGCATGCCGCAAGCGCTGATCGATGCCGCTGGCGGGCGCAACGTGCTCGACGATGTCGAGGCGAGCTGGACCCGGGTCAACTGGGAGAGCGTGGTCGAGCGCAATCCGCAGGTGATCGTGATCGTCGACTACGGCGAGGTCACTGCCGAGCAGAAGATTCAATTTCTGCGCAACAACAAGGCACTGCAATCGGTAGACGCGATCAAGCATCAACGCTTCATCGTGATCCCGTACGTGCAGGCCACGCCGGGCATCGACAACGTGCTGGCCGTGCAAACCCTGGCCAAAGGCTTCCACGGCGGATGA
- the cbiE gene encoding precorrin-6y C5,15-methyltransferase (decarboxylating) subunit CbiE, giving the protein MTPWLTVVGIGEDGFKGLGKNARHALLKASRIIGAQRQLDLLPACIRGERQLWPSPFSLEPVLTRRGESICVLASGDPMFFGVGASLARQVASDEMLILPAPSSCSLAAARMGWPLQDVVTLSVVARPVAALNAQLASGQRLLVLSNDGRSPAAIAALLRERGYGPSRLTVLEHLGGEAERRVDGTAGDWNNDAMADLNLIAIDCIAEPNAPRLSRLAGLPDSAFKHDGQLTKRDVRAITLARLAPMPGELLWDVGAGSGSIGIEWMRTHPSCRALAIEADDGRQRLIEHNRDALGVPGLQLIRGRAPQALEGLERPDAIFIGGGVTREGVLETCWAALKPGGRLIANAVTLQSEMTLMAWREQHGGELTRIHIAQAQPLGDFDTWRQALPITVLDLTKPHAP; this is encoded by the coding sequence ATGACCCCCTGGCTGACAGTGGTAGGCATTGGCGAAGATGGCTTCAAGGGGCTCGGCAAAAATGCACGACACGCTCTGCTCAAAGCCTCGCGGATCATTGGCGCGCAACGGCAACTGGATTTGTTGCCGGCCTGTATCCGCGGCGAACGGCAACTGTGGCCAAGCCCTTTTTCCCTTGAACCGGTGCTGACGCGGCGTGGTGAGTCCATCTGTGTCCTGGCCAGCGGCGACCCGATGTTTTTCGGGGTTGGCGCCAGCCTTGCCCGGCAAGTTGCCAGCGATGAAATGCTGATCCTTCCGGCCCCTTCTTCCTGCTCGCTGGCCGCCGCCAGAATGGGCTGGCCCTTGCAGGATGTGGTCACCCTGTCAGTGGTGGCGCGTCCGGTCGCCGCGCTCAACGCTCAGTTAGCCAGTGGCCAGCGCTTGCTGGTGCTGAGCAATGACGGCCGCAGCCCCGCCGCCATCGCGGCCCTGTTGCGGGAGCGGGGTTACGGCCCCAGCCGCCTCACCGTGCTCGAACACTTGGGCGGCGAAGCTGAGCGCCGGGTCGATGGCACCGCCGGCGACTGGAACAATGACGCCATGGCCGACTTGAACCTGATCGCCATTGACTGCATCGCCGAACCGAACGCGCCACGCCTGTCTCGCCTTGCCGGGCTGCCGGACAGCGCGTTCAAGCATGACGGCCAACTGACCAAGCGCGATGTCCGGGCAATCACCCTCGCTCGCCTGGCACCGATGCCCGGTGAACTGTTGTGGGATGTTGGCGCCGGCAGCGGCTCGATCGGCATCGAATGGATGCGCACCCACCCCAGCTGCCGGGCGCTGGCGATCGAGGCCGATGACGGGCGCCAGCGGTTGATCGAGCACAACCGTGATGCCCTCGGCGTCCCCGGCCTGCAATTGATTCGCGGCCGCGCCCCGCAAGCCCTTGAAGGTCTGGAACGTCCGGACGCCATCTTCATCGGCGGCGGCGTCACCCGTGAAGGCGTGCTGGAGACCTGCTGGGCCGCCCTTAAACCCGGCGGCCGGCTGATCGCCAACGCGGTGACGCTGCAAAGTGAAATGACCCTGATGGCGTGGCGCGAACAACACGGTGGAGAGCTGACGCGTATTCATATCGCCCAGGCGCAACCGCTGGGCGACTTCGATACCTGGCGCCAGGCATTGCCGATCACCGTGCTGGACCTGACCAAACCGCACGCCCCCTGA
- a CDS encoding copper chaperone PCu(A)C, translating to MLNKLIVVAALLLPACFANAHEYKVGELEIAHPWSQELPPNAPNVAAYFVIHNEGQAADRLLGVDSPIAGVAQLHEHVMQNDVMKMQHVQNVDIPAGGEITFAPMAYHVMLLNLKDRSLLSDGKRFPMTLHFEKAGDVTVEVAVQKQAPEDGEKHAHAQ from the coding sequence ATGCTGAACAAACTCATCGTTGTGGCCGCCCTGTTGCTGCCTGCCTGCTTTGCCAATGCCCACGAATACAAGGTCGGTGAGCTGGAAATCGCTCATCCATGGTCACAGGAGCTGCCGCCCAACGCACCGAACGTGGCCGCCTATTTCGTGATCCACAACGAAGGCCAGGCAGCCGATCGCCTGCTCGGCGTCGACTCGCCGATTGCCGGCGTTGCGCAACTGCACGAACACGTGATGCAAAACGATGTGATGAAAATGCAACATGTACAGAACGTGGATATTCCCGCGGGCGGTGAAATCACCTTCGCCCCAATGGCCTATCACGTCATGTTGTTGAACCTGAAGGACCGAAGCCTGCTCAGCGACGGCAAGCGCTTCCCGATGACCCTGCACTTCGAGAAGGCCGGTGACGTGACCGTCGAAGTGGCGGTCCAGAAGCAGGCGCCCGAAGACGGCGAAAAGCACGCCCACGCTCAGTAA
- a CDS encoding type II toxin-antitoxin system RelE/ParE family toxin gives MITLEEYLQDNETSPFGRWFSSLNAQAALRVANALIRLELGNTSNIKWFDGLGEYRVNWGPGYRIYLVQEGKRLIILFGGGDKSTQKADIKQAKALIAEYRARKKADRPRR, from the coding sequence GTGATCACACTCGAAGAATACCTGCAGGACAATGAAACAAGCCCCTTCGGACGCTGGTTTTCCAGCTTGAATGCGCAGGCCGCGCTCAGGGTAGCCAATGCGCTGATTCGACTCGAGCTCGGCAATACATCGAACATCAAGTGGTTCGATGGTCTCGGCGAGTACCGAGTAAATTGGGGGCCCGGGTACAGAATCTATCTTGTTCAAGAGGGCAAGCGGCTGATCATCCTCTTTGGCGGGGGTGACAAGTCCACTCAAAAGGCAGACATCAAACAGGCCAAAGCCTTGATTGCCGAATATAGAGCCCGAAAAAAAGCTGACCGCCCCCGGAGATAA
- a CDS encoding precorrin-8X methylmutase has protein sequence MLDYIRDGQEIYRNSFAIIRAEANLARIPADLEKLAVRVIHACGMVEAIDGLQFSDGAGKAGRDALAAGAPILCDARMVSEGITRARLPANNPVICTLRDESVPELARELGNTRSAAALELWRPHLEGSVVVIGNAPTALFYLLEMLDAGAPKPALILGFPVGFVGAAESKAALAADSRGVPFVIMQGRLGGSAMAAAAVNALATEIE, from the coding sequence ATGCTTGATTACATCCGCGATGGTCAGGAGATCTATCGCAACTCCTTCGCGATCATTCGTGCCGAGGCCAACCTCGCGCGAATTCCGGCTGATCTGGAAAAACTCGCGGTGCGGGTTATTCACGCCTGCGGCATGGTCGAGGCCATCGACGGTTTGCAGTTTTCCGATGGCGCAGGCAAGGCCGGGCGCGATGCGCTGGCGGCCGGTGCGCCAATTCTGTGCGACGCGCGGATGGTCTCCGAAGGCATTACCCGCGCACGGCTTCCGGCCAACAACCCGGTCATCTGCACCCTGCGTGATGAGAGCGTGCCGGAGCTGGCCCGCGAGTTGGGCAATACCCGCTCCGCCGCTGCGCTGGAACTGTGGCGTCCGCATCTGGAAGGCAGCGTAGTGGTGATCGGCAATGCCCCGACCGCGCTGTTTTATTTGCTGGAAATGCTCGATGCCGGCGCCCCGAAACCGGCGTTGATCCTCGGTTTCCCGGTGGGTTTCGTCGGCGCTGCCGAGTCCAAGGCAGCGCTGGCGGCGGATAGCCGTGGCGTGCCTTTTGTCATCATGCAGGGTCGCCTGGGCGGAAGCGCCATGGCGGCTGCTGCGGTCAATGCCCTCGCCACGGAGATCGAATGA
- a CDS encoding DUF2946 domain-containing protein, whose translation MSRQRLAIAWIACFAVLFNLLAMTMGGAMAQSTKSSAEQLLWGSFCTSSGSKMVAISLGDIQQKAPQGDDHSNMQHCWCCSGSAPVVALPGHVPQLYYAQFESNRSVPPTSLNTPTPRQQWPSLNPRASPLV comes from the coding sequence ATGTCCCGTCAACGGCTCGCAATTGCCTGGATAGCCTGCTTCGCAGTGCTGTTCAATCTGCTCGCCATGACGATGGGTGGAGCAATGGCGCAGTCGACGAAATCCTCTGCCGAGCAGTTGTTGTGGGGCAGTTTCTGCACCTCCAGCGGCAGCAAGATGGTGGCGATCTCCCTGGGGGACATCCAGCAGAAAGCACCGCAAGGCGATGATCATTCCAACATGCAGCATTGCTGGTGCTGTTCCGGTTCCGCGCCAGTGGTAGCTTTGCCCGGGCATGTTCCGCAGCTGTATTACGCGCAGTTCGAGTCCAATCGAAGCGTCCCCCCCACCTCTCTCAATACGCCGACACCGCGCCAGCAATGGCCAAGCCTGAACCCCCGCGCATCCCCTCTGGTGTGA
- a CDS encoding ABC transporter ATP-binding protein, with protein MTSLNLTYLTWSPLGHGHCHHQFQLRDTSLHVAAGEFVGLIGPNGSGKTSLLRCAWRFNKPQSGEVKLDHHNVWQQSSRWCAQRIAVVLQEFPDAFGLTVDEVVAMGRTPHKGLFDGDTLEDRSLVTQALQSVGLESFEDHAFSTLSGGEKQRVILARALAQQPQLLILDEPTNHLDPRYQLELLQLVKRLKIGTLASIHDLNLAAAFCDRLYVINHGRIVASGTPKEVLTSALLRSVFGVEALIDEHPLHGYPRITWITQR; from the coding sequence ATGACCTCGCTCAACCTCACCTACCTCACCTGGTCCCCCCTGGGCCACGGCCACTGTCATCACCAGTTCCAGCTGCGCGATACCTCGCTGCACGTGGCCGCCGGTGAGTTCGTCGGCTTGATCGGCCCCAACGGCAGCGGCAAGACCAGCCTGCTGCGTTGCGCCTGGCGTTTCAACAAGCCGCAAAGCGGTGAGGTCAAGCTCGACCACCACAACGTCTGGCAACAATCCTCACGCTGGTGCGCCCAGCGGATCGCCGTGGTGTTGCAGGAATTCCCCGATGCCTTCGGCCTGACCGTCGACGAGGTGGTCGCCATGGGCCGCACGCCGCACAAGGGTCTGTTCGACGGCGACACGCTCGAGGATAGAAGTCTTGTCACCCAGGCATTGCAGTCGGTCGGGCTCGAAAGCTTCGAAGACCACGCCTTCTCCACCCTTTCCGGCGGTGAAAAACAGCGGGTGATTCTCGCCCGCGCCCTGGCCCAGCAGCCGCAATTGCTGATCCTCGACGAGCCGACCAACCACCTCGACCCGCGCTATCAGCTGGAGCTGTTGCAGCTGGTCAAGCGCCTGAAGATCGGGACCTTGGCGAGCATCCATGACCTCAATCTGGCGGCCGCCTTCTGTGATCGACTGTACGTGATCAACCACGGCCGCATCGTCGCCAGCGGCACACCGAAAGAGGTCCTGACCAGCGCGTTGCTGCGCAGCGTATTCGGCGTCGAAGCATTGATCGATGAGCACCCCTTGCACGGCTACCCACGAATCACCTGGATAACCCAACGATGA
- a CDS encoding PepSY-associated TM helix domain-containing protein, with protein sequence MKQPKVNFYNLAWRWHFYAGLFVAPFMVMLALTGTIYLFKPQLDSLMYSSLLNVPAGHHSIPADDLLKRVKDAYPQGTIKQYLPPVNAERSAQFVVLDSGKELNVFLDPYHGDILGEQDAKKNLQAIARAIHGELMIGTVGDRLVELAAGWGVVLVVSGVFLWWPRGQAAGILWPRLSSRGRVLWRDLHAVTGFWGASLLLVMLLSGMTWTGFWGQQYAAVWNVFPAAMWDNVPKSDVEARSLNEAHRQTVPWAMENTPMPMSGDHAEHMNHGGAQAGPAAPTISLQDVQNIAVQNKVEPGYSITLPKTATDVFTIAVFADDPRNDATLHVDQYSGKVLADVRFEQYGTVARATEIGVMLHEGKMFGVVNQIIVLLICLMILLSAVSGVVIWWKRRPQGKLGVPPLRHDLPKWKTAMVIMFALAVAFPLVGASLVVVWVLDKLLLSRFTRQAESASTSS encoded by the coding sequence ATGAAACAGCCCAAAGTGAATTTCTACAATCTCGCCTGGCGCTGGCATTTCTATGCCGGCCTGTTCGTGGCGCCCTTCATGGTGATGCTGGCCCTGACCGGCACCATTTACCTGTTCAAACCACAACTCGACTCATTGATGTACAGCAGCCTGCTGAACGTACCGGCCGGCCACCACAGCATTCCTGCCGATGACTTGCTCAAGCGCGTGAAAGACGCCTATCCACAAGGAACCATCAAACAGTACCTGCCACCGGTCAACGCCGAGCGCAGCGCCCAGTTTGTCGTGCTCGACAGCGGCAAGGAGCTGAACGTATTTCTCGACCCGTACCACGGCGACATCCTCGGCGAGCAAGACGCCAAGAAGAACCTGCAGGCCATTGCGCGGGCGATTCACGGCGAGCTGATGATCGGCACCGTCGGCGACCGCCTGGTGGAACTGGCCGCCGGCTGGGGTGTGGTGCTGGTGGTCTCCGGGGTATTCCTGTGGTGGCCGCGCGGCCAGGCCGCCGGCATCCTGTGGCCTCGTCTGAGCAGTCGCGGCCGGGTGCTGTGGCGTGATCTGCATGCCGTCACCGGCTTCTGGGGTGCCTCGCTGTTGCTGGTGATGCTGCTCAGCGGCATGACCTGGACCGGCTTCTGGGGCCAGCAATACGCGGCGGTGTGGAACGTTTTCCCGGCGGCGATGTGGGACAACGTGCCCAAATCCGATGTCGAGGCACGCAGCCTCAATGAGGCTCATCGCCAGACCGTGCCGTGGGCCATGGAAAACACGCCGATGCCGATGTCCGGCGACCATGCCGAACACATGAACCACGGCGGTGCCCAAGCTGGCCCCGCAGCGCCGACCATCAGCCTGCAAGACGTGCAAAACATTGCCGTCCAGAACAAGGTCGAGCCGGGCTACAGCATCACCTTGCCGAAAACCGCGACAGACGTCTTCACCATCGCCGTGTTCGCCGACGACCCGCGCAACGACGCCACCCTGCATGTCGATCAGTACAGCGGCAAGGTCCTGGCCGATGTGCGCTTCGAGCAATACGGCACCGTCGCCCGCGCCACGGAAATCGGCGTGATGCTGCATGAAGGCAAGATGTTCGGCGTGGTCAATCAGATCATCGTGCTGCTGATCTGCCTGATGATCCTGCTCAGCGCCGTCAGTGGCGTGGTGATCTGGTGGAAACGTCGCCCGCAAGGAAAACTGGGCGTGCCGCCCCTGCGTCATGACCTGCCGAAATGGAAAACCGCGATGGTGATCATGTTCGCCCTGGCGGTAGCGTTCCCTTTGGTGGGGGCTTCGCTGGTGGTGGTCTGGGTGCTCGACAAGCTCTTGCTGTCGCGCTTTACCCGGCAAGCTGAGAGTGCCTCAACTTCATCATGA
- the cobG gene encoding precorrin-3B synthase, whose translation MSAPKTFNPLRPTACPGLLRIVRALDGGICRIKLTGGAISARQAVAVAQAAERYAGGVIEATNRANLQIRGIGSEQSALIDSLLAAGLGPRNAASDDVRNLMLSPAAGLDRQMLIDTRPLAERILATLQGDDRFHDLSAKFAVQLDGGEALNMLEHPHDLWLSAFVREGELRLAFGLAGCPTDTPAGSVALEDGHGLVVAVLELFLKLARPEQTRMRHLLAEYALENLLARLAERVPVQAVTDWRRASDSSVLHIGAHPQKKAGVAYVGAVPPLGRLDPAKLQGAAQLAAIYGDGNLRFTPWQSLLLPNIPVEHCAQVIRGLEQLGLLCHADQALTRMIACTGSNGCGKSLAETKGDAVQLAALLQRQGHALSVHLSGCPRSCAAAHTAPATLLAVAPGHYDLYFRDASQAGFGTLHARNLTIEAVAALLDARSRSPLDA comes from the coding sequence GTGAGCGCTCCCAAGACATTCAACCCTTTGCGTCCTACGGCCTGTCCCGGGTTGTTGCGTATTGTCCGGGCGCTGGACGGGGGGATTTGCCGGATCAAGCTCACCGGTGGTGCGATCAGCGCACGGCAGGCGGTCGCGGTGGCGCAGGCCGCCGAACGTTATGCCGGTGGCGTGATCGAGGCGACCAACCGCGCCAACCTGCAGATTCGCGGGATTGGCAGCGAGCAGTCGGCCTTGATCGACAGTCTGCTCGCGGCCGGTCTTGGGCCGCGCAATGCCGCCAGCGATGATGTGCGCAACCTGATGCTCAGCCCAGCAGCCGGCCTTGATCGGCAGATGCTGATCGACACCCGGCCACTGGCTGAACGGATACTCGCCACCTTGCAGGGCGACGACCGCTTTCACGACCTCAGTGCCAAGTTCGCCGTGCAGCTCGACGGCGGCGAGGCGCTGAACATGCTCGAGCATCCCCATGACCTGTGGCTTTCGGCCTTTGTGCGAGAGGGCGAGCTGCGACTGGCGTTCGGCCTGGCCGGCTGCCCGACAGACACCCCCGCCGGCTCGGTGGCACTCGAGGATGGCCATGGGTTGGTGGTGGCGGTGCTTGAGTTGTTCCTGAAGCTGGCGCGTCCCGAGCAAACGCGGATGCGTCATTTGCTGGCCGAGTACGCCCTCGAAAACCTGCTGGCCAGACTGGCCGAGCGCGTACCCGTTCAGGCTGTCACCGATTGGCGGCGCGCCTCGGATTCAAGCGTGCTGCACATCGGCGCTCATCCGCAGAAAAAGGCCGGTGTAGCCTACGTGGGAGCGGTGCCGCCGCTGGGACGACTCGATCCCGCAAAACTGCAGGGCGCTGCACAACTGGCAGCCATCTACGGCGACGGCAACCTGCGATTCACGCCTTGGCAAAGCCTGCTATTGCCCAACATCCCCGTCGAACACTGCGCGCAAGTCATCCGAGGTCTGGAGCAATTGGGCCTGTTGTGCCACGCCGATCAGGCACTGACCCGGATGATCGCCTGCACCGGCTCAAACGGCTGCGGCAAGAGCCTGGCCGAGACCAAAGGCGATGCCGTGCAACTGGCCGCGCTGCTGCAACGCCAAGGTCACGCATTGAGCGTGCACCTGAGCGGTTGCCCGCGTTCCTGCGCCGCCGCGCACACCGCACCGGCCACGCTGCTGGCCGTCGCGCCTGGCCACTACGATCTATATTTTCGCGATGCATCGCAGGCCGGCTTCGGCACGCTGCACGCGCGCAACCTTACTATTGAAGCGGTCGCGGCCTTGCTCGACGCTCGCTCACGGAGCCCCCTTGATGCTTGA
- a CDS encoding cobalt-precorrin-6A reductase, which yields MKRILLLGGVTEALAIARTFGPEHIYSLAGIGRIPTDLTCQVRVGGYGGAEGLAQFIRDERIDLLLDATHPYAARISHNAAHAAHLSAIPCWALRRPAWQPQAGDDWREVRDWPELIEALKLFRRPLFTLGREPLQHLDEIPADQFWTLRALDEYPGNGRCEVIGARGPFLIADERALFERRQIDVLISKNSGSAATEPKLEVARERGVPVLVLKRPQLPEVEREFLTLGETLAALAEFIR from the coding sequence ATGAAACGCATTCTGTTGCTGGGCGGTGTGACCGAAGCCCTGGCCATCGCCCGAACCTTCGGCCCTGAACACATCTACAGCCTGGCCGGCATCGGTCGGATACCAACGGACCTGACCTGTCAGGTCCGTGTCGGCGGTTACGGCGGCGCCGAGGGCCTGGCGCAGTTCATCCGCGACGAACGCATTGACCTGCTGCTCGACGCCACCCATCCCTACGCCGCGAGAATCAGCCACAACGCCGCGCATGCCGCACACCTGAGCGCGATCCCCTGCTGGGCGCTACGACGCCCGGCGTGGCAACCACAGGCCGGGGACGACTGGCGCGAGGTGCGCGACTGGCCCGAACTGATCGAAGCCCTCAAACTCTTTCGCCGACCATTGTTCACCCTCGGCCGCGAGCCCTTGCAACACTTGGATGAAATCCCCGCGGACCAATTCTGGACCCTGCGCGCGCTGGACGAGTATCCCGGCAACGGGCGCTGCGAGGTGATTGGCGCACGAGGACCGTTCCTGATTGCAGATGAACGCGCGTTGTTCGAGCGTCGGCAGATCGACGTACTGATCAGCAAGAACAGCGGCAGTGCAGCGACCGAACCGAAGCTGGAAGTGGCGCGCGAACGCGGGGTGCCGGTGCTGGTGTTGAAGCGGCCACAGTTGCCGGAGGTTGAGCGGGAGTTTCTGACGCTTGGAGAAACACTTGCTGCGTTGGCCGAGTTCATTCGTTAG
- a CDS encoding FecCD family ABC transporter permease encodes MIDRRYALLLFALGALLLVSCVVSLGFGPARMPVDLVWRILLHKLFGFGVPDWSAGQEHIVWLIRVPRMLLGALVGAGLALIGAVLQAVTRNPLADPHLLGVTSGATLGAVIVVLHVGEIVGLLTLPVAAFIGALLSMLVVLLIASRHGRLDSDRLLLCGVAVSFVMMAIANLLLFLGDHRASSAVMFWMLGGLGLARWELLAVPATSVLLGLALLLGMARSLNALMAGEQTAVTLGLNARTVRLWVFVIASLMTGVLVSISGSIGFVGLMVPHIARRLVSAEHRRLLPACVLLGSLFLVWVDVAARTMIAPEDLPIGVATAAIGGLFFIGLMRRR; translated from the coding sequence ATGATCGATCGTCGCTACGCCCTGTTGCTATTCGCCCTCGGAGCACTCTTGCTGGTGTCGTGCGTGGTGTCGTTGGGTTTCGGCCCGGCGCGGATGCCCGTGGACTTGGTGTGGCGGATTCTGCTGCACAAGCTGTTCGGTTTCGGCGTGCCCGACTGGAGCGCCGGGCAGGAGCACATTGTCTGGCTGATCCGCGTGCCGCGCATGTTGCTGGGCGCACTGGTGGGCGCGGGACTGGCGCTGATCGGCGCGGTGTTGCAGGCCGTCACACGCAACCCGTTGGCCGATCCACACTTGCTCGGCGTGACCTCCGGCGCCACCCTCGGCGCGGTCATCGTAGTGTTACATGTTGGCGAAATCGTCGGCCTGCTGACCCTGCCCGTCGCGGCTTTCATCGGTGCGTTGCTGAGCATGCTGGTGGTGCTTTTGATCGCCAGTCGCCACGGCCGCCTGGACAGTGATCGCCTGCTGTTGTGCGGTGTGGCGGTGTCGTTCGTGATGATGGCGATTGCCAATCTGCTGCTGTTTCTCGGCGATCATCGCGCCAGTTCCGCAGTGATGTTCTGGATGCTCGGTGGGCTCGGGTTGGCGCGCTGGGAACTGTTGGCAGTCCCGGCCACCAGCGTGCTGCTCGGGCTGGCGTTGCTGCTGGGCATGGCGCGTTCGTTGAATGCCTTGATGGCGGGCGAGCAGACAGCCGTGACCCTGGGATTGAACGCCCGGACGGTGCGTCTGTGGGTGTTTGTGATCGCCTCGCTGATGACCGGTGTATTGGTGTCCATCAGCGGTTCGATCGGTTTTGTCGGGCTGATGGTGCCGCACATTGCACGGCGATTGGTAAGTGCCGAGCATCGTCGGCTGCTACCCGCATGCGTGTTGCTTGGCAGCCTGTTTCTCGTTTGGGTCGACGTTGCCGCGCGAACGATGATCGCCCCGGAAGACCTGCCCATCGGCGTCGCCACCGCTGCCATCGGCGGCCTGTTCTTCATCGGCCTGATGCGCCGCCGCTGA